The Paenibacillus sp. FSL R7-0345 DNA segment CAACCCATTATAACGAAAAAACAAAAAAACTCCCAGACCGCAGCAGCGGACCGGAAGCTCTATAGTTGAATCCCCCGTTGATTGGACTACTCTTTCAATTCCAGCAAAAAATCTCTAAGCCCTTCACGCCAAGGCCGGATATCCTGGAACCCGTTCGTCCGGATGGACAGGTGCTCCATCACAGAATAGCGTGGACGCGGCGCCGGACGGGGAAACTGCTCAGTACCGCAAGGCTCAAGCTTGGCAGTGAACTTCAGGCCGAGAAGGTCTTCCGCTTCTGCGAAGATCGCTTGTGTGAACTCATACCACGTGCAGGCTTCGGAGTTGGATGCGTGATAAACGCCATATTTTTCAGTCTGAATCAACTCAGACAGAAAATTGGCCAAATCCACAGTGTAGGTTGGAGAACCCTTCTGATCATCAACAACCTGCAGCTGCGGTTTTTCCTGGCCGAGCTTCAGCATGGTTTTTACAAAGTTATTGCCGTATTTACCATACACCCATGAAGTACGGACAATAAAGAACTTGGAAGATAAAGACTGTACC contains these protein-coding regions:
- the rfbD gene encoding dTDP-4-dehydrorhamnose reductase — protein: MKVLVTGSAGQLGQDLVLLLQKQGHEVLGCDRQEMDITNLEQCVEVIGGFGPDAVIHCAAHTAVDAAETDIDAAYLINATGSRNVAVAAEKNGAKLVYISTDYVFDGMGSKPYHEYDNTDPQSIYGKSKRAGEILVQSLSSKFFIVRTSWVYGKYGNNFVKTMLKLGQEKPQLQVVDDQKGSPTYTVDLANFLSELIQTEKYGVYHASNSEACTWYEFTQAIFAEAEDLLGLKFTAKLEPCGTEQFPRPAPRPRYSVMEHLSIRTNGFQDIRPWREGLRDFLLELKE